A segment of the Romboutsia sp. 13368 genome:
ATTACCAGATTTAATCGCTTTATAAACATCATGCTTTTGTCCTTCTGATAATTGACTATGAAATACACCAACTATATCTCCAAACCTATTTTTAAATCTAGTTATAGTTTGAGGCGTTAAGGCGATTTCAGGAACTAGTACTATACTATCTAATCCTTGTTTTAAAGCATAATCTATAATTTCCATATATACTTCAGTTTTTCCACTACCAGTTACACCATGTATCATATATGGTTTCTTATTTTCATCAAACATTTCTGATATAACTTTATCACATGCCATTTGTTGCTCTTTATTTAGATTTATTTCTTTTTGTTCTAATGTATAACTACTTTCTGGATTTCTATAGTAATCTTCTACATAAATTTTTATTAAGTTTTTATCTTGTAATGATAATATACTTTGCTTCGACGCCTTAAGTACAGACATTAAATTATTTAATTCAACTTTATTATTTTCCTTTAGAAAACTAATTATTTCTTTTTGTTTTGAACCTAAGCTTATTTTATTTGTTTTTATATACTCATCAATTTCACAAGAATCTAATAAAAGAGAAATATAGAACAAATTCTTTTCATTTTTATGATTCTTATACTCCCACTTTAACTGTATTAAATTTTTTTTACTCATTTTATCTAATATATAATTTATATTAGGTATTTTTTTTAATTTTTCAACTTTAAGGCTTCCTTTTGATTTTTCTATTTTTTGTATTATATCTCTTTGTATTTCATCTAAGTTTAGTATTAAATCTTCAAATTCATTTTGATCTAATTTTAATAATTCATCGCTTAAGCTTATAACCTTATAATTATTTAATTTATATCCTTTGGGATATATTAAGTTTATACAATCAATATACGTACATAAATATCTATTTTTCATCCAATTTACAAGTTCTAAATCTTCTAATTTAAAAATTGGATCTTCATCTAATATATCAACTACTTCTTTAACCTTTATGTTTTCCTCTAAAATATCACATATTTTAAATACAAAAGCCTCTGTAGGTTTATTTCCTTTACCAAATGGAACTAAAACTCTATGCCCAATACATATATGATTTTCTAAAAATTCTGGTATCTTATATGTAAATAAGTTATCAGTGTGGAAAGTATTACTTCTTACAATGACTTTCGCATATTTTTCCATATTTTAACCTCTATTTCAATTTATATATTAGTTAAATTATATCCTATTATGTAAAAATATAAGCATCTATTAATATAGATGCTTATACATTAAGTAACAATTTTATTTTATCTAAAATAACATTAGCTACTTCTTCTTTTTTCATTTTAGGATATTCTGTAATATTGCCTTCTTTATCTATTATTTTAACTATATTAGTATCAACACCAAAACCTGCACCTTCTTTAGTTAAATCATTAGCTACTATAAAGTCTAAATTTTTCTTTTTAATTTTAAGACTTGCATTTTCTATAAGGTCATTTGTTTCAGCTGCAAACCCTACTAATATTTTATCTTCTTTTATTTTTCCTATTTCTTGAGCTATATCTTTATTTCTATCTAATTCTATAAATAAATCATCTTTAGATTTCTTTATTTTTTTATTAGAGTAATGTTTAGGTTTATAATCAGCTACTGCTGCACTCTTTATAACTACATCATTTTCACTTAAGTTTTCTAAAACAGCTTCATACATTTCATTAGCAGATTCTATTTTAATTAATTTCTTAAGATTTTGTGGTGGAGTTAAATTTGTAGGCCCTGTTATAAGTGTAACATATGCTCCTCTTTCTATAGCTTCCTTAGCTATTGAGTAACCCATTTTTCCAGTAGACCTATTTGTTATGTATCTCATTGGGTCTATACTCTCAACAGTAGGTCCAGCAGTTACTACTATACTTTTACCTTTTAAATCTTGTTCTCTTGAAAGTAATTTAACAACTTCTTCAACTATAGTTTCTGGAGATGCTAATTTCCCTTTTCCTGTATCACCACAAGCAAGTCTTCCACTTTCTGGTTCAACAAAATTATATCCTAACTCTTTTAGTGTATTTATATTTCTTTGTACTATAGGATTTTCAAACATGTTAGTATTCATAGCAGGAGCTATTAATACCTTAGATTTTGTAGCCATAACTGTTGTAGTAAGCATATCGTCTGCTATTCCATTTGCTATTTTACCTATAACGTTCGCTGTAGCTGGTGATATTAAAAATAAATCAGCTCTCTTAGCTAAAGATATATGTTCTACATCCCAAGTTTTAGGATCTTCAAACATATCACAAACTACATAATTTTGGCTTAATGATTGAAATGATAATGGTGTTACAAATTCTGTTGCACTCTTTGTCATTATTACATTTACATTTATACCAAGTTTTCTTAGCCTACTAATAACATCTAAAGTCTTGTATACGGCTATACCACCACTTACTCCTATTACAACAGTTTTATCCTTTAGCATATAAATTACTCCTCTTCAGTAATATGTTCTTCTATCGTAACTTCTTCTTTTCTATCTATCTCTTCTTGAGTTAATATTCTGTAAGTTATTTTATCATCAGCAACTTCTTGAGTAGCTATAGTTACTGGTTTATTATTATCTCTATTTTTAGTTGTAACATAAGTTTCTGCACCGTCTATTATTTCTCTTGCTCTCTTTGCAACAGTTCCAACTAAATAGTATCTGTTGTCTATCTTATCTAATACTTCATTTATTGATGGTTTTAACATTTTATAGTTCCTCCTTAAATTTATCTATTATGTTGTTTTTGTATCTAGTAACTTTATTTTTTTCAGCAGATATTATTGCTTCTACATCATTAACTGATTTTTCTATCTCTTCATTAATTATAAAGTAATCATAATTAACTATTTGGTTTATCTCTTCAAAGGCACAGCTAAATCTCTTTTCTATTTCTTCTTGAGTTTCTGTTCCTCTGCCTACTATTCTACTCTTTAATTCTTCTAATGATGGTGGAAGTACAAATATAAATACTCCTTCAGGATAAACTTCTTTTATTTGTCTTGCTCCTTGCATTTCTATTTCTAGTATAACATCTTGCCCTTTTTCTAAGCATTCTATTATAGCTGATTTTGGAGTTCCATAGAAATTATCGTATATTTGAGCATACTCTAAAAATTCACCATTTTCTATCATCTTAGTAAATTCTTCTTTTTCTATAAAGAAGTAATTAACACCATGAACTTCTCCATTTCTTGGTTTTCTTGTTGTAGCTGACACTGATAATTTTATCTCATCATTTTTGTTTAATAAAGCTTTGCATATCGTACCTTTTCCAGCTCCTGATGGACCTGATACAACTAACAATAGACCTTTTCTATCAAGCATTAATATCTTCCTTTCTATTTTGTTATATAATTATGTCTTAARTATATATTAATAATTTATAATTATTCTATATTTTGTATTTGTTCTCTTATTTTTTCTAACTCACTTTTAATTTCTACAACTAAATTAGTTATATTTAAGTCAGAAGATTTTGAACCTATAGTATTTGTTTCTCTATTCATTTCTTGAATTAAGAAATCTATTTTTCTTCCTATAGATTCATTTTTTATAACAGTATTTTTTAATTGCTCTATATGACTTTTAAATCTTACTATTTCTTCAGTTATGCTGCTCTTATCAGCGTATATTGCTACCTCTTGAGCTAATCTATTTTCATCTATCATGCTAGGATCTTCTAACATATCACTAATTCTATTTTTTAACTTTTCTTTATAGTCAATAACAACATTATATGAGTATTTTTCAATCTCTTCAATATAATTTTTAAGAAGATCACATCTATTTTGTATATCCTCTGCTAACTTTTTACCTTCTTCACTTCTCATTTCTTTTAACTTAAGTAAAGCATTTTCTAAAGCTATTTTTAACATTGACCATAATTTATCTTCATCATCTTCTTTTTCTTCAGTTTTTATAACATCTGGAAACTTTGCAATATTCATTACACTTATGTCATCTACTAAATCAAACTTATCTTTTATTTGCTTTAATATAGATACATATTGAGTTGCTAACTCTTCATCAAATTTTAAGTTTACATCTTCACTCCCTAGTAAGTCAAGCTTTATATATAAATCTACTCTACCTCTTTTTACATAGTCTTTTATTAATATTCTTGCCTTATCTTCTAAAAATGATAATTTTCTTGGAAGACGAATATTTATATCTGCATACTTATGATTTATAGTCTTACATTCAACTATAAATTGATAGTTATCATCTTTATATTCTCCTCTTCCAAATCCTGTCATACTTATTGCCATTTACTATACCTCCAAAGTTCCTTCACATATTTTAACAGCAGGACCTGTCATATATACAAAATCTTCTATGTCTATTTTTACACATCCACCTTCAGACTTTGCATTTACACTTTTATTTACTTTTCCTAAATAATTACATATTATTGCAGATGCTGTCATTCCAGTTCCACATCCTAATGTATATCCACATCCTCTTTCCCATGTGTTAACTATAATGTTATTATTATCTTCTATTTTAACAAAATTTACATTAGTTCCTTTTGGGAAAATTTTATTTTTTTCTAATAAAGGCCCATATTTACATATTTCCTCTAAACTTATATCATCAACTAATATAACAGCATGAGGAACTCCCATAAGCATAGCGTTTACTTCAAAAATTCTATCTAATATCTCTATATTTTCACCTATAAATATTTTTTCATTAGATATAGCAGGAATATCTTCACACAAGAAACTTCCGTTTCCCATATTAACTTTTATAGTATCTATTTCTTCACCTTTAAGATTTATTTTTACTTTTTTAATTCCATCTAATGTATTAACACTAAACTCTTCTTTTCTWACTATATTATTATCATAAACGAACTTAACAAAACATCTTAATCCGTTTCCACACATAGCAGCTCTACTTCCATCTGCATTATAATAAACCATTTCTATATCACTATTATCAGAATTTTTTACTACAAGTAAACCATCTGCTCCTACAGAAAATCTTCTATGACAAACATTTTTTGCATAATCAGAGTAATCTGATGCATCCTTATTATCAAACCTTCCATCTATAGCTACGAAATCATTGCCTATTCCATGTAACTTCCAAAATTTCATAATTAARCCTCCCCCGTAAATTTAAATTNNNNNNNNNNNNNNNNNNNNNNNNNNNNNNNNNNNNGGAAATTATAAATATATAATTAAATCCTCCTATTCACAATATATGCATATTGTGTAATAATTAATTTATCAAAAGTTTATATAGAAGGGAGAAATATTATGGCTTTAGATGGTTTAGTTATACATTCTATAGTAGATGAATTAAATAACAAGCTTTTGGGTGGTAAAATAGATAAAGTATATCAACCTGAAAATGATGAAGTTGTTTTACATATAAGAAATAATAAAGAAAATTTTAAATTAGTTTTAAGTTGTAGTGCTTCTAATCCTAGAGTTTACTTAGCAAACAACTATAAAAAAGAAAATCCTATTAATGCTCCTATGTTTTGTATGTTATTTAGAAAGTATATTCAGGGTGGAAATATAGTAAGTGTATCTCAAGTAGGTTTTGAAAGAATAATAAAAATTAGTGTTGAGTCTTTAGATGAGTTAAAAGAAAAAACAACTAAAGATATTATAATAGAAATAATGGGAAGACACAGTAATATAATACTTACACATTCACTTGATAATAAAATCATAGATTCTGCAAAAAGAATTCCACCTAGTGTAAGTAGAGTACGTCAAATATTACCTGGTCAAACATATATCTTACCACCTGCCCAAGATAAATTAAATCCTATAGATAATATAGATATTAATTTATTTACAGATACATTAAGTTCTTTTGATGGTTCTATTTTTAAAGGTATATATTCTAAATTCTTAGGGATTAGCCCTGTAATAGCAAAAGAAATATGCTTTAGAGCTAATGTCAATGAAAATACTTTAATTAATGAAATATCTTCTAATGATATAAATGAAGTTTACAAAGAATTCAATAACTTATTTGAAGATATAAAAAATAATACTTATAACCCTAGTATGGTTATAGATGAATCTATTGATAAAGTTTTAGATTTTAGTTGTATAAACTTAAGTCAATTTAGTAATTTATCTATTATAAATGATGATAGTATGTCTAAAATATTAGAAAACTATTATGCAACTAAAGATATTAAAGATAGAATACACCAACGTTCTTCAGATCTTAGAAAAAGTATTTCTATAAAACTAGATAGACTTTATAATAAGTTAAATAAACAAGAAAAAGAATTAATAGATTCCGAAAATGCAGACATATATAAAGTTAAAGGTGAGCTAATTACATCATACATATATATGATAGAAAAAGGTATGGAAAGTGTCGAGGTTCCTAATTTTTATGACCCTGAATACAAAAACATAAAAATATCTTTAAATAAGAATCTTACACCTTCTGAAAATGCACAAAAATACTTTAAAAAGTATAATAAAATGAAAACTGCAAAAAAAGAAATTACATCTCAAATGGAAATTACTAAAGAAGAAGTAAACTACTTAGAAAATATTCTTCTTAGCATAGAAAACTGTGAAAATATAGCTGAGCTAATGGATATAAGAGAAGAACTTACAAAAGTAGGATACTTAAGAGGTAAGGTTAATAGTAAAAAAGAAATTAAACTTACTACTAAACCACATGAGTTTATAAGTTCAGATGGATTTAAAATTTTAGTTGGAAAAAATAATAAACAAAATGATCATCTGACATTAAAAGTAGCCTCTAATGATGATATTTGGATGCATACTAAAAATATACCTGGCTCTCACGTTATTATAAAAACAGAAGGAAAAGAAGTTTCTGATGAAACTATATTTGAGGGTGCAATGCTTGCTGCATACTTTAGTAAGTCTAAACTATCATCTCAAGTTCCAGTTGATTATACCAAAAAGAAAAATATAAAGAAACCTAATGGTGCAAAACCTGGAATGGTTATTTATGAAACTAATCACACTATCTATGTAACTCCAACAGAAGAGTTAGTAGCTAAATTAAAAATCAAATCAGAAAGTATATAAAAAAATAGCTAATCTAATTAGATTAGCTATTTTTTATCTATTTAACAAGTTTATTATATTCTTCTTCAGTTCTAGGTATTTTTATTTCACCATTTTTTATCTTTTCAGCTTCTTTATTAGCATAATCCATTACATCTTCTGGTAATAAGTTGTTTTCTGATATTTTTTAATCTTCATTGTCTTTCTCTTTACGATGTTTTGTGAACTTTTTTTATTATTTTATATTTTATTTTTTAAAGTATCTACTAATGTAATTTTATTATATTTTTTTTAATAAAAATACCTAGATATAGGTATCAATTAACCTTATATCTAGGTATTTAAATTTATCTTACGCAGTTGTTATTTTAGAATTAACTAATTTTTTATCTTCTTTTCTATCCTTATTTGTATTATTTAATAATATATTTAATATTATACCTACTATGGCAGCTAAACTAAGTCCTGTTATTGTTACATCTTGTGTAACTGGTATACCTATAACTATCCCTTTATTGCTTAAATAAGTAGTTCCTAAACCTATTATCATTATTGTTGCTATTACAATTATATTTTTTTTGTCCTTTACACACTCACTATCTTTTACAGTCTTAACCCCAACTAAAGTTATCATAGAGAATAATAATATACTTATTCCTCCCATAACAGCTGTTGGTATACTCTGTAAAAATCCTCCAAACTTTCCTATACAAGATAAAACTATTGCAAATACAGCTGTTCTTCTAAGTAATGATGGATCATAATTTTTAGTTAGTGCAAGTACTGCTGTATTTTCTCCATAAGTAGTATTTGCTGGTCCACCTAAAAATCCTGCTACTATTGTAGCTAAACCATCTCCAAGTAAAGTTTTATTTAAACCTGGGTTTTCTAAGAAGTTTTTACCTACTACTGCACCATTTGTAGTCATATCTCCTATATGTTCCATGAAAACTGCTAAAACAACTGGTGCTATTATAACTATAGCTTCTACACTAAACTTTGGTAATGTAAACTTTGGTATTTCAAATAAACTTGCTTGAGCTATAGTTGATATATCAACTAATCCTAATACTAAACTTAATACATATCCGATTATAACTGCTATTAATATTCCTAATTGTTTTATAAATCCTTTAGCGAAAGTATTTATAATAAGTGCTATAGCTAAYGTTATTCCTGCTATTATTATATTATTTGATGCCATATCAAATGCTGTTGGTAATAAATTAAGACCTATGACTGCTATCATTGCTCCTGTTACTTGAGGTGGAAAATATTTTTTTATTTTTTCTACACCTACAAATTTTATTACAAATGATAACATTACATAAATTAGACCTGCAACCATTATACCACCTTGAGCGTAAGCTAAATCTCCATTAAAAGCTTCTTTTACTGCTAAGATTAATGGTATAAATGCAAAACTTGAACCTAAAAATACTGGTACTTTACCTCCTGTACATAAGTGGAATATTAGTGTTCCTATCCCTGCACAAAAGATTGCAACTGAAGGGTTAAATCCTGTTAATATTGGAACTAATACTGTAGCTCCAAACATTGCTAATAAATGTTGTAATGATAATACTGTTTTTTTCATAAAAACCTCCCATAATTTTTTAGGGAGAATTTCTTCTCCCTTTTTCAGCATCTCTGTACTGAATTAAAAGGCAATATTTATTTATATAAATTTATGCTTTTATTCGTTTATTGTTACTGAATCTTGATCATCAATTTCTGATAATTTTACTGATATTATTTCATCTTTTGATGTTGGTACATTTTTTCCTACATAATCAGCTCTTATAGGTAATTCTCTATGACCTCTATCAACTAAAACTGCAAGTTGTATAGCTTTAGGTCTACCTATATCTATAACTGCATCTAATGCACTTCTAACTGTTCTTCCTGTATACAAAACATCATCAACTAATATAACTATTTTATCATTTATATTAAAATCTATATTAGAACCGTTTATAACTGGATCTACATTTACTTCTTTTAAATCATCTCTATATAAAGTTATATCTATTTGTCCTGTATTTATTTTACTTCCTTCTATTTGTTCTATTTTTTTACTTATCCTATTTGCTATAGGAACACCTCTAGTCTTTACTCCTACTAGAACAACATCTTCTATACCTTTGTTTCTTTCTATTATTTCATGACTTATTCTTGTTATAGCTCTACCAATTGCTTTTTCATCCATTAATTGGGCCTTTTCTTTCATTTGTGACCTCCTAGTAATTTGAGTAAAATTTAAAAAGCTTCTCATCATAAGACAAGAAGCTGTATATACAAACATGCTTAATAAAAATACAATTATAGTATTCTTCTTGCCTTATGATATCTCTGTATCATTTAAAGGTATACGTTTATTATAATCATTATATATTTATCTATTATATATTTCAAGTATTATTTCAGTTTATTTAATATATCTTTGAAATATTTTGGTAATTCTGAATCAAATTCTACATACTCTTTAGTTGAAGGATGTATAAATCCTAGTTTTTTAGCATGTAAAGTTTGTCCTTTTAGCTTAAATTTATTATTTTTAGGTCCATACACTTCATCTCCTAAAAGTGGATGATTTATTGAAAGTGCATGAACTCTAATTTGGTGAGTTCTTCCTGTTTCAAGTCTAGCTTTCATATGTGTAAAGTTTTCATATCTTTGAATAACTTCAAAGTGAGTTACTGCATTTTTTCCTTCTTTTACAACAGCCATCTTTAATCTATCCTTAGGATTTCTTCCTATTGGTTTATTAACAGTTATTTTATCTTCTTTTACAACACCATGACATATAAATTGATACTCTCTTGTAATTGAATGATCTTTTAACTGTTCTGCCAAACTATTATGTGAATTGTTATTTTTAGCTATCATTAAAAGTCCTGATGTATCCTTATCAATTCTATGAACTATACCTGGTCTTATAACTCCATTTATAGATGATAAGTTATCTTTACAATGATATAAAATTGCATTTACTAATGTACCTTCATAATTTCCTGGCGCAGGGTGAACAACCATATCTTGAGGTTTATTTACAATAAGCACATCATCATCTTCATATACTATATCTATAGGTATATCTTGTGGAGTAACCTCTAATAATTTTGGTTCTGGTATTTCAATAGTTATTTTATCATCTTCTTTTACTATATACTTAGCTTTTTCTATTTTATTATTAACAGCTACTTTTTTATCTTTTATTATTTTTTGTATATAACTTCTAGACATATCTCCTAACTGTTGTGAAAGATATACATCTAATCTATCGCCTTCTTCTTCATCTATTACTAAAAATTCTTTTATTTCGTCCATTTTTACACCTACTTCTGATTTTCTTTATTGTCATCATAAAATAATATATATATGCATAAAAGTATTGTACCTAATACTACAAATATATCAGCTATATTAAATACATATTCCCATATTATCCTAAAATCAAAATAATCAACTACAAAACCTAATCTTACTCTATCTATTAGATTACCTAATGCGCCAGATATTATAAGTAATATAGAAACTTTTCCAAGTGTATTTACTTTTTTCGTATGTAAATAATATAATCCGTATATAGAAGCTAAAAGTGCAACTATTATAAATATTATTTGATTATTTTGAAGCATTCCAAATGCTGCACCTCTATTTTCTACATATGTAAGATGAAACATATCTTGTATTATTGGTATGCTTCCTATATTTTTTAAATATTTTAATGCTAATATCTTTGATACTTGATCTATACCTATTAATAATAGTACGATTAATTCATATATCAATATATTTTCCTCCCAACTAGTTATATATTATATATTATACAAAAAAAAGCTTCCTAATTGGAAGCTTATATTATTATTTTTGAATTGGTTGCTCTTTGTCCATATGTTCTATAAGTTCTGATACTGTAACAAATTTATATCCCATTTCTTTTAACTTAGGTATAACTATCTCTAATGCCTGTATAGTTTGAGACCTTTCATTTCTTAAATTATTATAATCATGTAAAAGTATTATTGTTCCATTTTGAACTTTAGATGTTATAGTATCTACTATATAACTAACACCTGGGTTTGACCAATCTCTAGGATCTAAATTAGACCATAGAATAATATTCATATCTTTTTGTTTTATTATATTACACATATCTTTACTTATTGCTCTATAAGGTGGTCTAAACAGTGTTGGCTCTTCGCCTATAACTTTTTTTACAGCTTGTTGTGTATCATTTATCTCTTTATATATATCTTCATATTTTCTTTTAGAAACATTTATGTGAGTAAATGTATGATTTCCTATTTCATGTCCTTCTTCATACTCTCTTTTTAAAATTTCTGGATTCCACCCTACATTTTCTCCTACTACAAAGAATGTTGCCCTTATATCATTTTTCTTTAAAATGTCTAAAACCTGTGGTGTAAAATCCTTATCTGGCCCATCATCAAAAGTTAACGCAATTATTTTTTCATCATAATTTCCATGTTTTATTATTATATCCTCATAATCATTCATTATATCGTTGCTTACACTTAGAGTTTCTAAACCTCTATCTTCATTATATTTATAAATATATACTCCTATAATTAAAAGTAAAGCTAAACAAATTTGAATGACTACTTTTTTCATAACACATACCTCTTTTCTTAAGACTAATCTCTATCTGATTCATCATTAGGCATTTTATTCATTCCATTTAATTCTATAGCTGTTTCATCATCATAAAACAGGTGCCATGAATTTATTAAATTTTGATTTTCTTCTTTACTTGTCAAATGTAAATCGGGTTGATTTTTAGCACAATGTGAACATAGATTAGTTTCAGGTAATATATCTAACCTATCTTCATCTATCTTATTATGGCAAACATCACATATACCATAAGTACCATTCTCTATTTTATATAACGCATCTTCAATATTATTTAATCTTCCTTCCTCATGATTAGTTAGACTATTTTGCATATTTTGCATATATACCTCTGTTCCCATATCTGCTGGATGATTATCATAGCTTGATAATTCTCCCGAAGTATATCTTTCGCTAGTATGATTTGTAGTATTTCCAAAAAGAGTGTTATCTCTCATTTCACTTATTAGACCAGTTAAATTTTCTTTTTCTTTTAAAAGTTTTTCTTTATATTTATTTATATTCATATTTATCTACCCTTTCTATATTCATCTACTATATTCATAAGTTTTGCTATGAATTCTCCTATTACAGGTAAATCTACCCATGTACTTAATAAATAAAGTACTAATCCAGCTAATAGCGTGAAACCTATTGCTTGACCAAATCCCTTCCCTAATCCAGCTACAAAATTTATTAAAAATAACCTTCTTTTACTATCTGTTAACATCATATAATCCCTAATTCTACTTCTCTCAATTATTAAAATTAATCTTTCTAAGTATCTTCTTATAAGACCTAAATCTTCCGTTGTCATTTCACATAAATTTAGTTCATTCATAAATTTATCAAGATTTTTCATATTTATAGTATTCTGATTTTCTATATCATTATCTTCTTTATCTTCTTTATACTTAATATTCCTCACTTCCTTTTTATAAAAAGATAATACATGAATATTATGTGNNNNNNNNNNNNNNAACTTTTTATTYGAAATAAAAAAAGAGTTGAATTATTATTTCAACTCTTTTTTATCATTTATTTTATAAGAATTTTCTTTCTATTAATCCAACTTTCTTATAAACTTTTCTTAAAGTTTTTCTAGCTTGTCTTTCTGCCTTATCTGCACCTATAGCATATACTTTTTCTAAATAATCTTTATTATTTAAAAGGTCATTATACTGCTCTCTTATAGGTCTTAAGCTCTCTACTATAACTTCTGCTACATCTTCTTTGAATATTCCATATCCTTTGCCTTCATACATAGCTACTAATTCTTCTATAGATTTATTACCTAATTTAGAATATATCTCTAATAAGTTCTTTATTCCTGGTTGATCATCATTGTAGCTTATAACTCCTAATGAATCTGTAACACTTCTTTTTATTTTTCTTCTTATAGTATCTGCATCATCTGCTAAAAGTATAAATGCATTTTCATTTTCATCAGACTTACTCATTTTTTTAGTAGGTTCTTGTAAACTCATTACTCTACCTACTTCTTTTGGTATATATGGTTCTGGTATTTTAAATGTAGGTGAATATCTATTATTAAATCTAGCTGCTAAATCTCTAGCTAGTTCTAAATGTTGCTTTTGGTCTTCTCCTACTGGCACTAAATCAGTTTGATATAAAAGTATATCTGCTGCCATAAGTACTGGATAAGTAAATAACCCTGCATTTAAGTTTGCTTCACTTTTTTGTGATTTATCTTTAAATTGAGTCATTCTACTTAACTCACCCATATAAGTCATTGTATTTAATATCCACATAAGCTCTGCATGTGCACTTACATGTGATTGTATAAATATCGTATTTTTTTCTGGGTCTAATCCACAAGCTAAGTATTGAGCTAATAATTGCATAGTATTTGCTCTTAAATTTTTAGCTTCTTGTGGTACTGTTATTGCATGTAAATCAACAACACTGTAAAAACAATCATACTCATCTTG
Coding sequences within it:
- the coaBC gene encoding bifunctional phosphopantothenoylcysteine decarboxylase/phosphopantothenate--cysteine ligase CoaBC; this encodes MLKDKTVVIGVSGGIAVYKTLDVISRLRKLGINVNVIMTKSATEFVTPLSFQSLSQNYVVCDMFEDPKTWDVEHISLAKRADLFLISPATANVIGKIANGIADDMLTTTVMATKSKVLIAPAMNTNMFENPIVQRNINTLKELGYNFVEPESGRLACGDTGKGKLASPETIVEEVVKLLSREQDLKGKSIVVTAGPTVESIDPMRYITNRSTGKMGYSIAKEAIERGAYVTLITGPTNLTPPQNLKKLIKIESANEMYEAVLENLSENDVVIKSAAVADYKPKHYSNKKIKKSKDDLFIELDRNKDIAQEIGKIKEDKILVGFAAETNDLIENASLKIKKKNLDFIVANDLTKEGAGFGVDTNIVKIIDKEGNITEYPKMKKEEVANVILDKIKLLLNV
- the rpoZ gene encoding DNA-directed RNA polymerase subunit omega, producing the protein MLKPSINEVLDKIDNRYYLVGTVAKRAREIIDGAETYVTTKNRDNNKPVTIATQEVADDKITYRILTQEEIDRKEEVTIEEHITEEE
- the gmk gene encoding guanylate kinase; this translates as MLDRKGLLLVVSGPSGAGKGTICKALLNKNDEIKLSVSATTRKPRNGEVHGVNYFFIEKEEFTKMIENGEFLEYAQIYDNFYGTPKSAIIECLEKGQDVILEIEMQGARQIKEVYPEGVFIFVLPPSLEELKSRIVGRGTETQEEIEKRFSCAFEEINQIVNYDYFIINEEIEKSVNDVEAIISAEKNKVTRYKNNIIDKFKEEL
- a CDS encoding YicC/YloC family endoribonuclease, producing the protein MAISMTGFGRGEYKDDNYQFIVECKTINHKYADINIRLPRKLSFLEDKARILIKDYVKRGRVDLYIKLDLLGSEDVNLKFDEELATQYVSILKQIKDKFDLVDDISVMNIAKFPDVIKTEEKEDDEDKLWSMLKIALENALLKLKEMRSEEGKKLAEDIQNRCDLLKNYIEEIEKYSYNVVIDYKEKLKNRISDMLEDPSMIDENRLAQEVAIYADKSSITEEIVRFKSHIEQLKNTVIKNESIGRKIDFLIQEMNRETNTIGSKSSDLNITNLVVEIKSELEKIREQIQNIE
- the dapF gene encoding diaminopimelate epimerase, whose amino-acid sequence is MKFWKLHGIGNDFVAIDGRFDNKDASDYSDYAKNVCHRRFSVGADGLLVVKNSDNSDIEMVYYNADGSRAAMCGNGLRCFVKFVYDNNIVRKEEFSVNTLDGIKKVKINLKGEEIDTIKVNMGNGSFLCEDIPAISNEKIFIGENIEILDRIFEVNAMLMGVPHAVILVDDISLEEICKYGPLLEKNKIFPKGTNVNFVKIEDNNNIIVNTWERGCGYTLGCGTGMTASAIICNYLGKVNKSVNAKSEGGCVKIDIEDFVYMTGPAVKICEGTLEV
- a CDS encoding Rqc2 family fibronectin-binding protein, with product MALDGLVIHSIVDELNNKLLGGKIDKVYQPENDEVVLHIRNNKENFKLVLSCSASNPRVYLANNYKKENPINAPMFCMLFRKYIQGGNIVSVSQVGFERIIKISVESLDELKEKTTKDIIIEIMGRHSNIILTHSLDNKIIDSAKRIPPSVSRVRQILPGQTYILPPAQDKLNPIDNIDINLFTDTLSSFDGSIFKGIYSKFLGISPVIAKEICFRANVNENTLINEISSNDINEVYKEFNNLFEDIKNNTYNPSMVIDESIDKVLDFSCINLSQFSNLSIINDDSMSKILENYYATKDIKDRIHQRSSDLRKSISIKLDRLYNKLNKQEKELIDSENADIYKVKGELITSYIYMIEKGMESVEVPNFYDPEYKNIKISLNKNLTPSENAQKYFKKYNKMKTAKKEITSQMEITKEEVNYLENILLSIENCENIAELMDIREELTKVGYLRGKVNSKKEIKLTTKPHEFISSDGFKILVGKNNKQNDHLTLKVASNDDIWMHTKNIPGSHVIIKTEGKEVSDETIFEGAMLAAYFSKSKLSSQVPVDYTKKKNIKKPNGAKPGMVIYETNHTIYVTPTEELVAKLKIKSESI